The following are from one region of the Nymphaea colorata isolate Beijing-Zhang1983 chromosome 7, ASM883128v2, whole genome shotgun sequence genome:
- the LOC116258137 gene encoding pentatricopeptide repeat-containing protein At1g19720: MESSVAMLNLRSQTPTLPGLERTQPLTFKIPNPNFSFTKKVPPSKSEERCSFTEHQLVQLSNQGKLKEAVVLLDSELRGRKIKRSTYISMLQACIDVNSMSEGRKIHAHINSVVGYEPDPYIRTKLVSMYARCDGLKEARRVFDEMSQRNIFTWSAIIGGYAREGLWAPVTELFVRMIQEGITTDAFLLPKVLQACGNLGLLRMGRTIHSMAIRMGFDGLLHVYNSLMAMYWKSGELNTARRLFDQMPLRDCVSWNTMISGYCAFNQNEEALKLFYQMQVEGIEPIPMTWNILIAGYNQVGNCDFAMELMQRMKSHGCNPDVYTWTAMISGYSQNNRENEALSLFVEMLLAGIKPNGLTVTSALSVCADRKNLRKGMEIHSVGVKLGWATNLLVANALIDTYAKCGKLESARVVFDTVPERDIFTWNSMIAGYAQAGFCGKAHDLFCQIESSGIRRNTVTWNIMISGYMKSGDEEQALELFQEMETRDGVNRNTSSWNAIIAGSVQNGHSDKALQIFRQMLSLSVRPNQVTMLSMLPAYANLLGAKKVRELHAYLFHVGLDSEATIANSLIDTYSKSGNISCARVIFDRMLFRDIISWNSMIAGHVLHGQAKSAKALFDRMMSVGVTPDNITYTSMILTYGLLGVITAGVELFSSIYEDSPSMPGQEHFSPMVFLFGRSGRVREAMEFIENMDIAPNSAVWNTLFTACRIHGNITLAVYAMEKLNELEPGNLTNLKILEQLYVLEGRSEEASKLRKPVSTNRMMETLGYSCIEVNNLVYQFFTGDRPTPCFKSMDAKVDNFAQDNKMTRHDSGFRGLHIYEEEGEDAVGVHSEKLAIAFSLINNDSSQPIRVVKNLRVCLDCHNYVKLISRFYGQEILLKDTSSLHHFKDGTCSCGDFW, translated from the coding sequence atgGAGAGTTCGGTTGCAATGTTGAATCTGAGATCCCAAACTCCAACTCTCCCCGGACTAGAACGAACTCAGCCGCTCACTTTCAAGATCCCAAACCCCAATTTTTCCTTCACCAAAAAGGTTCCACCCTCGAAGTCAGAAGAGCGCTGCAGCTTCACAGAACACCAACTGGTCCAATTGTCCAACCAGGGAAAGCTGAAAGAAGCCGTAGTGCTACTCGACTCTGAGTTGAGAGGTAGGAAAATCAAAAGGAGCACCTACATTTCCATGTTACAGGCGTGTATCGATGTGAACTCTATGtctgaaggaagaaaaattcaTGCCCATATTAATTCTGTTGTTGGTTATGAGCCTGATCCATATATTCGAACGAAATTAGTGAGCATGTATGCGAGATGCGATGGTTTAAAGGAAGCTAGAAGAGTATTTGATGAAATGTCTCAGCGAAATATCTTCACCTGGTCTGCAATTATCGGCGGATATGCAAGAGAAGGGCTATGGGCGCCAGTCACCGAACTATTTGTTCGGATGATCCAAGAAGGAATCACCACTGATGCGTTTCTGTTGCCAAAAGTTCTGCAGGCTTGTGGAAACTTGGGTTTGCTGAGGATGGGAAGGACCATTCATTCCATGGCAATTCGAATGGGTTTTGATGGTCTGCTTCATGTATACAATTCTTTAATGGCTATGTATTGGAAGTCTGGAGAACTCAATACTGCACGTCGACTGTTTGATCAGATGCCTCTGAGGGACTGTGTTTCTTGGAATACGATGATATCAGGTTATTGTGCCTttaatcaaaatgaagaagcaCTGAAGTTGTTTTATCAGATGCAAGTTGAAGGAATAGAGCCGATACCAATGACTTGGAACATACTGATCGCAGGATATAATCAGGTTGGCAATTGTGATTTCGCAATGGAGCTGATGCAGAGGATGAAGAGCCATGGCTGCAATCCTGATGTTTATACATGGACAGCAATGATATCTGGGTATTCTCAGAACAATAGAGAAAATGAAGCTTTGAGTCTCTTTGTTGAAATGCTGTTGGCAGGAATTAAACCCAATGGATTGACCGTAACAAGTGCACTTTCAGTTTGTGCTGAcaggaaaaacctcagaaagggTATGGAGATACACTCTGTTGGAGTGAAACTCGGATGGGCCACCAATCTCCTTGTGGCAAATGCGCTAATTGACACATACGCTAAATGTGGGAAATTAGAAAGTGCCAGGGTAGTGTTTGATACAGTTCCGGAAAGAGACATTTTCACATGGAATTCCATGATTGCAGGATATGCACAAGCTGGATTCTGTGGCAAGGCTCATGACCTATTCTGTCAGATTGAGAGTTCAGGTATCCGCAGAAATACTGTGACTTGGAATATAATGATTTCTGGATACATGAAGAGTGGTGATGAGGAACAGGCTCTTGAACTCTTCCAGGAAATGGAAACAAGAGACGGTGTGAACAGGAATACTTCTTCCTGGAATGCCATTATAGCCGGATCAGTGCAAAATGGGCACAGTGACAAGGCACTACAAATATTCAGACAAATGCTGTCGCTTTCTGTTAGACCTAATCAGGTCACCATGTTGAGCATGTTGCCTGCTTATGCTAATCTGCTAGGAGCAAAAAAGGTACGGGAACTTCATGCATACCTATTTCATGTTGGTCTAGATTCAGAGGCTACGATTGCAAACTCACTTATTGATACCTATTCCAAGTCTGGGAACATATCATGTGCCAGAGTTATATTTGACAGAATGTTGTTTAGGGATATTATATCTTGGAATTCGATGATTGCTGGCCATGTTCTTCATGGACAAGCAAAATCAGCCAAGGCTCTGTTTGATCGCATGATGTCTGTTGGTGTTACCCCAGACAATATTACCTACACAAGCATGATCCTTACCTATGGACTCCTGGGAGTGATTACAGCAGGGGTGGAACTGTTCTCCAGCATATATGAGGATTCCCCATCTATGCCAGGCCAAGAACACTTTTCTCCCATGGTTTTTCTATTTGGTCGATCTGGCAGAGTGAGAGAAGCAATGgagttcatagaaaacatggaTATAGCACCCAATTCCGCTGTTTGGAACACATTATTCACTGCCTGCAGGATCCATGGCAACATTACACTGGCAGTCTACGCAATGGAGAAGCTGAACGAATTAGAACCTGGAAAtttgacaaatttgaaaattctagaGCAGCTTTATGTTTTAGAAGGGAGATCTGAAGAAGCTTCAAAGTTGCGGAAGCCTGTGAGCACTAACAGAATGATGGAAACTCTTGGTTACAGTTGTATTGAAGTTAACAACCTGGTATACCAGTTTTTTACAGGGGACCGGCCTACACCATGCTTCAAGTCCATGGATGCAAAAGTAGACAATTTTGCTCAAGATAACAAGATGACTAGACATGATTCTGGATTTAGAGGCCTTCATATTTacgaggaagagggagaggatGCTGTTGGCGTTCATAGCGAGAAACTAGCGATTGCTTTTTCTCTTATAAACAATGACAGCTCTCAACCTATTCGGGTGGTAAAAAACCTCAGGGTATGTCTAGATTGTCATAATTATGTCAAGTTGATCTCTAGATTTTATGGGCAGGAGATACTTCTGAAGGACACCAGTAGCTTGCATCATTTTAAAGATGGTACTTGCTCCTGCGGGGACTTCTGGTGA
- the LOC116257932 gene encoding exocyst complex component EXO70A1-like has protein sequence MAEPPEKLLTGVDGQKAAEKIILRWDSSSSDEARDRMLFEGDRQEADRYLSAVDLICNSMQNASMSDSRDPVRLAMARLEDEFRNILIGHSSPPEPDILYVSSYSFSEDDDQDGESEEQEEATPTPRAAETPKSVKGSGLTKMGSSDSMREMDLIPAEAIEDLRKIAARMVAAGYTRECIQAYSSIRKPILDSTFGRLGIERLSIGDVQRLDWPTVESLINRWIRASRVCIRVLFASERRLCDQIFPPDGGAGDACFAEAARSAAGRLFGFADAISISRRSPEKLFKILDLHDAVSDLLPDVENVFHSKPTESIRVQAAEIQTRLGEAARGMLTEFENAIQRETSKVPVPGGTIHPLTRYVMNYISLICDYTQTLTKLINQRPKIDPNSDADPLNRQFQLNADGPAGGEGEEASPLSSHLLFIATILQANLENKSKLYKDPALAHLFLMNNLHYIVQKAKSSPELRQMIGDAWLRRHTGRVRQHATGYQRATWLTILGWLRDEGIHTGGGFSSGVSKSALKERFKGFNAAFEDAHRTQAAWQVPDAQLREELRISVAEKLLPAYRAFLGRFRHHLEGGRHSDGYIKYSVDDLEIALGDFFEGSPGSGHHSRRKSQG, from the coding sequence ATGGCGGAGCCGCCGGAAAAGCTCCTCACCGGAGTAGACGGCCAGAAAGCGGCAGAGAAGATCATCTTAAGGTGGGACTCATCATCCTCAGATGAAGCCAGGGATCGGATGCTCTTCGAAGGTGACCGGCAGGAAGCTGACCGCTACCTCTCAGCTGTTGATCTCATCTGCAACTCCATGCAGAACGCGTCCATGTCCGATAGCCGGGATCCCGTCCGGCTAGCGATGGCAAGGCTGGAGGATGAGTTCAGGAACATACTCATCGGTCACAGCTCCCCACCGGAGCCGgatattttatatgtttcttcCTACTCGTTTTCTGAAGATGATGATCAGGACGGAGAATCGGAAGAGCAGGAAGAAGCGACGCCGACACCGCGAGCGGCGGAAACTCCGAAATCAGTCAAAGGAAGTGGACTGACGAAGATGGGATCGTCGGATAGCATGCGGGAGATGGACCTGATCCCGGCGGAAGCAATCGAAGACCTCCGAAAAATCGCGGCCAGGATGGTAGCGGCCGGCTACACGCGCGAGTGCATCCAGGCATACAGCAGCATCCGCAAGCCCATCCTTGACTCGACGTTCGGCCGCCTCGGCATCGAGAGGCTCAGCATCGGTGACGTCCAGCGCCTCGACTGGCCGACCGTGGAGTCGCTCATCAATCGCTGGATCCGCGCCTCCCGCGTCTGCATCCGCGTCCTTTTCGCCTCCGAGCGGCGCCTCTGCGACCAAATCTTCCCGCCGGACGGCGGTGCCGGCGATGCTTGCTTCGCCGAGGCAGCCCGGAGTGCGGCCGGCCGCCTCTTCGGCTTCGCCGACGCGATCAGCATCAGCCGCCGGTCGCCCGAGAAGCTCTTCAAGATCCTCGACCTCCACGATGCGGTGTCCGATCTCCTCCCGGACGTCGAGAACGTGTTCCATTCCAAGCCGACGGAATCCATACGAGTCCAAGCGGCGGAGATCCAGACCAGGCTCGGCGAAGCCGCGCGCGGGATGCTGACCGAGTTCGAAAACGCGATCCAGCGGGAAACTTCGAAGGTTCCAGTGCCCGGCGGCACGATCCACCCGCTGACGCGGTACGTGATGAACTACATCAGCTTGATCTGCGACTACACACAGACGCTGACGAAGCTGATAAACCAGCGGCCGAAGATCGACCCCAACTCCGACGCGGATCCTCTCAACCGCCAATTCCAGTTAAACGCGGATGGGCCGGCCGGCGGGGAGGGGGAGGAGGCCTCTCCCCTGTCCTCTCACCTCTTGTTCATAGCAACCATTCTCCAGGCCAACCTCGAGAACAAGTCAAAACTGTACAAGGACCCGGCATTAGCCCACCTCTTCCTGATGAATAACCTACACTACATTGTACAGAAGGCCAAGAGCTCTCCGGAGCTGCGGCAGATGATAGGGGACGCCTGGCTCCGGCGGCACACCGGCAGGGTCAGGCAGCACGCGACCGGGTACCAGCGGGCGACCTGGCTCACCATTCTGGGGTGGCTCAGGGACGAGGGGATCCACACAGGCGGCGGATTCTCGAGTGGGGTGTCCAAGTCGGCGCTCAAGGAGAGGTTCAAAGGATTCAACGCGGCCTTCGAGGATGCCCACCGGACGCAGGCTGCTTGGCAGGTGCCGGACGCGCAGCTTCGGGAGGAGTTGAGGATCAGCGTCGCCGAAAAGCTGCTGCCGGCGTACAGGGCCTTCTTGGGGAGGTTCAGGCACCACTTGGAAGGTGGGAGGCACTCGGATGGCTACATCAAGTACTCTGTGGACGACCTGGAAATCGCTCTCGGCGACTTCTTTGAAGGGTCCCCTGGCTCCGGGCACCACTCCAGAAGGAAATCTCAAGGGTAA
- the LOC116257382 gene encoding vacuolar cation/proton exchanger 3-like, which produces MMVIVHPSIEMSPVEEHPSCEEGDPIVSSSRSRKPHSSSVPDFTLWTPKQIRYTIWTSVYTVLIKAKINVLLPFGPLAILLHYLTGRHGLVFLFSLVGITPLAERLGYATEQLAFFTGPTVGGLLNATFGNATEMIISIYALKSGMIRVVQQSLLGSILSNMLLVLGCAFFCGGIRHCKKDQRFNKEAAVVSSGLLLMAVMGILFPAVLHFTHTEVHFGKSELALSRFSSCIMLLAYASYLLFQLKSRPSLYTPIDEEIENSVEASIAEDEEVPEISLWAAICWLAILTVWISILSGYLVDAIQGASESLNMPVAFISVILLPIVGNAAEHASAIMFAMKDKLDISLGVAIGSSTQISMFVIPFCVVVGWMMEKPMDLNFQLFETATLFITVLVVTFMLQEGTSNYFKGLMLIFCYLIVAASFFVHIDPKTSADD; this is translated from the exons ATGATGGTCATTGTCCATCCATCAATTGAA ATGAGCCCAGTAGAAGAGCATCCCAGCTGCGAAGAGGGAGACCCAATTGTCTCATCTTCGAGATCCAGGAAGCCCCATTCATCATCTGTTCCAGATTTCACACTGTGGACTCCCAAGCAAATCAGATATACGATATGGACCAGCGTTTACACTGTTTTGATTAAAGCCAAGATCAATGTACTATTACCTTTTGGCCCACTTGCAATCCTCCTTCATTATCTAACTGGAAGGCAT GGATTAGTTTTCTTATTCAGTTTAGTGGGCATAACACCATTGGCTGAGCGCTTGGGTTATGCTACAGA GCAACTTGCCTTCTTCACTGGGCCTACAG TTGGAGGACTCCTAAATGCTACATTTGGCAATGCAACTGAGATGATTATTTCTATATATGCTTTGAAAAGTGGTATGATACGTGTTGTCCAGCAGTCATTACTTGGCTCTATTTTATCCAATATGCTATTGGTGCTTGGTTGTGCTTTCTTTTGTGGTGGAATCAGACACTGCAAAAAGGATCAACGGTTCAACAAG GAAGCTGCTGTGGTGAGCTCGGGATTGCTGCTTATGGCTGTCATGGGTATCCTTTTCCCAGCTGTTCTTCATTTTACCCATACGGAGGTGCACTTTGGGAAGTCAGAGTTGGCACTTTCAAGGTTTAGTAGCTGTATAATGCTGCTGGCATATGCAAGTTATCTGCTATTCCAATTGAAAAGCCGTCCAAGTCTTTACACTCCTATTGATGAG GAAATAGAGAACAGTGTTGAAGCCTCCATAGCTGAGGATGAAGAGGTTCCTGAGATAAGTCTGTGGGCAGCTATTTGTTGGCTTGCTATTTTAACGGTGTGGATCTCCATTCTTTCTGGATATCTTGTCGATGCAATACAG GGAGCATCTGAATCGTTGAATATGCCTGTTGCATTCATCAGTGTCATTCTTCTTCCTATTGTGGGAAATGCTGCAGAGCATGCCAGTGCAATCATGTTTGCCATGAAAGATAAACTT gACATTTCCTTGGGAGTTGCAATAGGATCTTCCACTCAGATTTCAATGTTTGTG ATTCCTTTTTGCGTTGTTGTTGGCTGGATGATGGAAAAGCCAATGGACctcaattttcagctatttgaGACGGCTACACTTTTCATTACGGTTCTGGTAGTCACGTTTATGCTGCAG GAAGGTACTTCAAACTACTTCAAAGGGCTGATgctaattttttgttatcttattgTTGCTGCGAGTTTCTTTGTGCATATTGATCCTAAAACGA GTGCTGATGATTAG